One Pygocentrus nattereri isolate fPygNat1 chromosome 12, fPygNat1.pri, whole genome shotgun sequence DNA window includes the following coding sequences:
- the LOC108413277 gene encoding microfibril-associated glycoprotein 4-like: MTTGLEILYQLTSKRKYELRVDLEDFEGGKVYAQYSTFSVDSEVNGYKLTVAGFINGGGGDSLTYHNGQKFSTFDKDQDSWPGNCAKSFLGAFWYNACHYANPNGIYLWGRDGTFYAIGDVWSTWKPYDYGLKSITMKIRPVA, translated from the exons ATGACAACAG GATTAGAAATCCTCTACCAGCTCACCAGCAAGAGAAAGTATGAGCTGAGAGTGGACCTGGAGGACTTTGAGGGAGGGAAGGTTTACGCTCAGTACTCTACTTTCTCTGTGGACTCTGAAGTCAACGGCTACAAACTCACCGTTGCTGGATTCATAAATGGAGGAGGAG GTGACTCACTGACATACCACAATGGACAGAAGTTCTCCACCTTCGACAAAGACCAGGACTCCTGGCCTGGTAACTGTGCTAAATCCTTCCTTGGAGCATTTTGGTACAATGCTTGTCATTATGCTAACCCCAACGGTATCTATCTGTGGGGAAGGGATGGCACCTTTTATGCTATTGGCGATGTGTGGTCTACCTGGAAACCCTATGATTACGGTCTCAAGTCCATCACTATGAAGATCAGGCCTGTGGCCTAG